A DNA window from Porphyromonadaceae bacterium W3.11 contains the following coding sequences:
- the pnuC gene encoding nicotinamide riboside transporter PnuC produces MELIQIIELVAATIGILYVWLELKASIWLWPVGIILPLFYMYISWKSHVYGNIFVNIYYLIACIYGWQEWLKMRKQEQKKDIITRLGKKRGYYFLMITVLLILFLGPVFRRFMESPFPYWDALATSVSLVGMWLLAKKHIENWYCWILSNLIYSVLYFYQGFVITGVFFTVYTGMAIYGYFNWKRMMLNQEVI; encoded by the coding sequence ATGGAACTCATTCAAATAATAGAGTTGGTAGCTGCGACGATAGGCATACTCTATGTATGGTTAGAGCTTAAGGCTAGTATATGGCTATGGCCAGTGGGTATTATCTTACCACTATTTTACATGTATATCTCATGGAAGAGTCACGTGTATGGTAATATTTTTGTCAATATATACTATCTTATAGCCTGTATCTATGGTTGGCAAGAATGGCTAAAGATGAGGAAGCAGGAGCAGAAAAAGGATATCATCACGCGTCTTGGGAAAAAGAGGGGATATTACTTCCTTATGATCACAGTGCTATTGATCCTCTTCTTAGGGCCAGTCTTCAGGAGATTTATGGAGAGTCCCTTTCCTTATTGGGACGCATTAGCCACCTCCGTTAGCTTAGTGGGGATGTGGCTTTTGGCAAAGAAACATATCGAGAACTGGTACTGCTGGATTCTTTCTAATCTCATCTACAGCGTCCTCTACTTTTATCAAGGATTTGTCATTACTGGCGTATTCTTTACGGTGTACACAGGGATGGCTATTTATGGTTACTTTAACTGGAAGCGAATGATGCTAAATCAAGAAGTGATATGA
- a CDS encoding thiamine diphosphokinase, translating into MSLDLSDTYLPQVAIIANGDLRLNSTISMLLDNVPHIIVCDGATSSFLALCSRRPDVIIGDGDSVDDRDLERIGMKFTWIPDQETNDLTKAVTYALQKGWNQICILGASGRREDHTLGNIALLAEYYDMGAEVRMITDYGVMFPFKGLLRIEVAIQQQLSFFALRPSPMSARGVAYPFENRTFNALWEATLNYAVEEVVEVESEEVALIYIANEVRG; encoded by the coding sequence ATGAGTCTAGACCTTTCCGATACTTATTTACCTCAGGTGGCGATTATAGCCAATGGAGATCTTCGCCTAAATAGCACTATATCTATGCTATTAGACAACGTGCCACATATTATAGTGTGCGATGGTGCGACATCATCTTTTTTGGCTCTCTGTAGTAGGAGACCTGATGTAATCATTGGGGATGGAGACTCTGTTGATGATAGAGACTTGGAGCGAATAGGAATGAAATTTACGTGGATTCCAGACCAAGAGACTAACGACCTCACTAAGGCGGTCACGTATGCTCTTCAGAAAGGGTGGAACCAAATCTGTATATTGGGAGCTTCGGGTAGGAGAGAAGACCATACGCTTGGTAATATTGCTCTGCTCGCAGAGTATTATGATATGGGTGCTGAGGTTCGTATGATAACCGATTATGGGGTGATGTTCCCATTCAAAGGATTGCTTAGGATAGAGGTTGCTATTCAACAGCAGCTATCTTTCTTCGCACTTCGTCCATCTCCCATGAGTGCTAGAGGGGTGGCATATCCTTTTGAAAATCGCACATTTAATGCTCTCTGGGAAGCGACTCTTAATTATGCAGTAGAGGAAGTGGTAGAAGTAGAAAGCGAAGAAGTAGCACTCATTTATATTGCAAACGAGGTTAGAGGTTAG
- a CDS encoding ribonuclease H family protein: MQDKKYYIVWEGKNPGVYNSWDECKAEVHGYPKAKYKSYKGISEEDAQRLFESGPEPPEKKDSKSQRVRKNSDEIIPDAIAVDASTRHNPGPMEYQGVVVETGDVVFSSKLYPVGTNNIGEFLAIVHAMAWMKQHDYYVPIYSDSRNAIAWVEKAVCKTKLERNQATEELYRHVERAIKWLKSNDLSKYKIIKWQTREWGEIPADYGRK; the protein is encoded by the coding sequence ATGCAGGATAAAAAATATTATATCGTGTGGGAGGGTAAAAATCCTGGGGTGTACAACTCGTGGGATGAGTGTAAGGCTGAGGTACATGGGTATCCTAAAGCTAAATATAAGTCGTATAAAGGGATTAGCGAGGAGGACGCCCAGCGTCTTTTCGAAAGTGGTCCTGAGCCTCCTGAAAAGAAAGATTCGAAGAGCCAGAGAGTACGGAAAAACAGTGATGAGATTATCCCAGATGCTATTGCTGTAGATGCCTCTACTCGCCATAACCCAGGACCAATGGAGTATCAAGGTGTAGTTGTGGAGACGGGCGATGTGGTCTTTTCGAGTAAGTTATACCCTGTTGGCACCAATAACATAGGGGAGTTCCTCGCTATAGTACATGCTATGGCCTGGATGAAGCAGCATGATTATTATGTGCCTATCTATAGTGACAGTAGGAATGCCATTGCATGGGTCGAAAAGGCGGTATGCAAAACAAAGCTTGAGCGTAATCAGGCTACAGAGGAGCTCTACCGACACGTAGAACGTGCCATAAAGTGGCTTAAGAGCAATGACCTTAGTAAGTATAAGATCATAAAGTGGCAGACACGTGAATGGGGTGAAATTCCTGCAGATTATGGACGTAAGTAA
- the hemH gene encoding ferrochelatase, whose translation MKKGILLINTGSPVTPEVDDVKQYLTDFLTDPRVINIPYLFRHILVKGIIAPKRAPKSADKYRLIWTPEGFPLQILTDELAERMSSLGQLPVYSSMRYNRGSVDDALMRAAQDDIEELIILPLFPHYAMSSYESAVQHVVAQHKKGLYTYALKCVRPYFDHPAYIDLLVEQIATYAKSHSDLLLSYHGIPLSQTKSYLGNRDKDYEAQCNKMTELIFSSDKIQSLHLKPVVGYQSRLGNNKWLSPATEDQIRTLARDSRVISVFCPSFVCDNLETSWEIDIHERDNFIKAGGKDLTFIPCPNASAACAEVLLLVAIDGDATNATEWTKP comes from the coding sequence ATGAAGAAGGGTATTTTACTGATTAATACAGGATCGCCAGTTACTCCAGAGGTTGATGATGTGAAACAGTACTTAACTGATTTCCTCACAGACCCCAGAGTCATAAACATTCCCTACCTCTTTAGGCATATCTTGGTCAAGGGGATTATCGCACCTAAGAGAGCCCCTAAATCGGCTGATAAGTATCGCTTAATCTGGACCCCCGAGGGATTCCCTTTGCAGATCTTAACCGATGAATTGGCTGAAAGGATGTCTTCGCTGGGGCAGCTGCCAGTTTACTCATCGATGAGATATAATCGTGGGAGTGTAGATGATGCCTTGATGAGGGCTGCACAGGATGATATTGAGGAATTAATTATACTTCCGCTTTTCCCTCACTATGCGATGAGTAGCTATGAGAGTGCCGTGCAGCACGTAGTAGCACAGCATAAGAAGGGACTTTATACCTATGCTCTCAAATGTGTTCGTCCTTACTTTGACCACCCAGCATACATTGACCTGTTGGTTGAACAAATCGCTACTTATGCTAAGTCTCATAGCGATCTACTCCTTTCATACCATGGGATACCGCTTTCTCAGACTAAGTCATACCTAGGAAATAGAGATAAGGATTACGAAGCTCAGTGCAATAAGATGACTGAACTAATCTTTTCTTCTGATAAGATTCAGTCCTTGCATCTAAAGCCCGTAGTAGGCTATCAATCAAGACTCGGGAATAATAAGTGGCTAAGTCCTGCTACAGAAGATCAGATACGAACTTTGGCAAGAGACAGCAGAGTGATCTCTGTGTTCTGTCCTAGCTTTGTGTGTGATAATCTGGAAACTTCATGGGAGATAGACATTCATGAGCGAGACAATTTCATTAAAGCTGGTGGAAAAGATCTCACATTCATCCCCTGCCCTAATGCTTCTGCAGCTTGTGCTGAGGTCTTACTTCTAGTAGCCATAGATGGCGATGCCACAAATGCGACTGAATGGACCAAACCTTAA
- a CDS encoding MBL fold metallo-hydrolase, translating into MNRYLYFIHHSSYSYVSAKSMLLFDYYGTSPILEILAEHIDKHLYIFCTHSHGDHYSRDVHTLFRDHPAGVSYIFHEEVRHAVPTEYQDEVIYLDTGDIKSIDALNIKAYGSTDLGGSFYIQDEDFQLFHAGDLNNWHWNEEASPKYVQIYEEQWHKELSALKRDELTLNLLMFPTDLRLGKDYLKGLKELMDVVPCDTLAPMHMNGELNDLSELEAICEQNNTRLLFPQPLVSRPL; encoded by the coding sequence ATGAACAGATACCTTTACTTTATTCACCATAGCAGTTACTCATATGTCAGTGCTAAGTCTATGCTTCTTTTTGACTATTATGGGACTTCACCTATCTTGGAGATTCTTGCAGAGCACATTGACAAACACTTATACATCTTTTGCACACACTCACATGGCGATCATTATAGCAGGGATGTTCATACTCTCTTTAGAGACCATCCAGCTGGAGTTAGTTATATCTTCCACGAAGAAGTTCGCCATGCTGTACCTACAGAGTATCAAGATGAAGTTATATACTTAGATACTGGGGATATAAAGAGTATTGACGCTCTCAATATCAAGGCGTATGGAAGTACAGACTTAGGTGGCTCATTTTACATACAAGACGAGGACTTTCAACTCTTTCATGCTGGAGATCTAAATAACTGGCATTGGAATGAGGAGGCCTCTCCTAAGTACGTCCAGATTTATGAAGAGCAGTGGCATAAGGAGTTATCTGCATTGAAGAGAGATGAGCTGACACTCAACCTGCTCATGTTCCCAACTGATTTACGTCTAGGTAAGGATTACCTGAAGGGGCTTAAGGAATTGATGGATGTAGTACCCTGTGATACCTTGGCACCTATGCATATGAATGGAGAGCTTAATGATCTGTCCGAATTAGAGGCTATCTGCGAGCAAAATAACACTCGTTTATTATTCCCACAACCGCTGGTGAGTCGGCCTCTATAA